The Kaistia defluvii genome segment CAGGACAATCTGCGCCATGCCGGCGCACATCCAGAAGGCGATGCGGCTCCATTCGACCGGTTGGGCCTTGTGGTGCGTCAGCACGCGGATCTGGCCGCTCAGAAACTTGCGCTTGCGGACATAGGCCCAGTTGAGCCGGCGTTCCGGCACCCATTCGGTCACGTTCGCCTCGGCCGACCAGGCGAAGCGCTTTCCCTCGTCGACCAGGCGCTTCAGCAGCAGCGTATCCTCGCCCCCGGTCTCGTTCAAGCTGGTGTCGAATGGGCCACCTTCGCCCTGCAGGCAGCTTGCGCGGTCGAACATCGAATTGTTGGTGCCGAGATAGGGTGCGAGATCGGTGACGTCCTCGCCATCCATCCGGTCGAAATGGCGCGAAAAATAGGGCGCCAGCGGCCCGATCTCGCGATCGCCCTCGGCCTTCGCCGACACGGGGCCGAACACCGCCTGGGCGCCACTACGGCGCGCGATCTCGACATGCCGGCTGAGCCAGATCCCCGACGCCTCCTCGTCATCATCAAGGAAGGCGACCCAGCGCCCCTGCGCGGCGGTCACGCCGGCATTGCGCGCATTGGCGACGCCGGGCACGGGCATGGAGATGTAGCGCACCGGCCGATTGCAGCCGGCGGCCATCGCCTCCACAAGCCCCCGCGCATTGCCATCGGAAGAATTGTCGATCACCAGGATCTCGACCTCGAGATCGGCCAGATCCGACTGAGCAAGCGCGCTCGTGACGGCGCGCTGCAGTGCCTTCGGCCGGTTCAAGGTGGGAATGACGATGGAAACACTACCCACCCGGAAGCCTTCTTGCTCTGCTTGGATCTCGCGTCCCGGCCGGCCGAATGGCGCGCCGTAGGACGATCTTTACTGTTGGACGCCGATCCTACGAATCTATGATTGCAAGGCAAGCGGATGGTCATGGTAGACGAACTTGCCGCACCGTCCATACCGGGCGGGGCAGGCGTGGCCGAAGCCCGCGCGACGGGTGCGATCCTGGCGTCTCGGAGTCGATGAGATGAGCGATGCCCCGACGCCGGCAAGCCTGCGAAATTTGGCGGATGCGCGCGGCCTGGCCCGCGCGGCCGGCGACAGCCTGCACGGCGTGCTGCTGGCTGGCTTCATGCTCTACACCTTTATCGGCACACGCCCCTTTGCCGATGCCTCCGTTGCCGAGCGCGTCGAGGGCAGCCCGCTCGACCGCTTCGCCGTTCTCGGGCTCTTCCTGCTCGCCCTCGTCACGATCGTCGTTCATTACCGCGCGGCGGCGACGCTCTTTATCCGCAACCTGCCCCTGGTCGCTTTCACCGGTTTCTGCATGGCCAGCATGGTCTGGTCGGACTATCCCGGCCTGACGCTCCGCCGGGCGCTGCTCCTTGTCTTCCTGACCACGATCGCCGCCGGCATCGCGGCCAGCCTTCAGGATGTTCGTCGGTTTCACACCTGGTGGTTTCTCGGACTAACGGGCGTGATGCTGGTCAATCTGGTGGGGACGGCGCTCTGGCCCGGCGTCGCGATCACCGATATCGGCGTCCGCGGCCTCTATACCCAGAAGAACGTCGCCGGCCTGGTGGCCATGATCACGGTGATCTGCGGCGCGACCTGGATATTGGGCGCGACGCGGGCCCGTTCCGTCGGCCTCGGCCTTCTGATGCTTCTGCCGGCGCTGCTCTTCCTGATTATCACCAAGTCCAAGACATCGATCGGACTGACCGGTGTCGCGGTGATGATGATCGCCGTGCTCGCCTGCGCCGAATGGTTGGGCGCGCGCTTCGTGCTTCTGATGATCGCGCTGGGGCTCCTCGCCGTCACGGCGCTGCTTGGCCTGTTCGCGGTGTTCGACTTCAACCTGGATGCGCTGCTGACCGCCACGCTGGGCGACGCCTCCTTCACCGGGCGCGACGAACTCTGGGCCTTTGCCCTTCGTTCGGCGCAGGAACGCTTCTGGCTCGGCCATGGCTATGGCGCCTTCTGGGATGTCGGCCTCGCTGCCGATCCGTTGCAGCGGCTGGAGCCGGGCACCTGGCTCGGCGATGTGGAGATCGGCACGATTAACCAGGCGCATAACGGCTATCTGGAACTCTGGCTGCATGTCGGCCTGCCGGCGACGATCGCCGCCGCGCTGATCGTGGCGGCGGGCGCTCTATCCGGCACGGCGCAGGCGATCGCCGGGCCGCTGGGCCGGCCGGCGCGCGCGGCGATCGGCTTCCTGGCGATGCTGCTCTGGCTCTATCTGCTGCACAACCTGACCGAAGCGACCCTGTTCATGCGCGGCACGGTGCTTTCCAATGTCGCGGTGCTCTGCCTGTTCGTGCTGTCGCGGGGGCGGGATTTCGCAGCCGGTGCTGGCCGCGCCTAGTGCGTTGGTCTAGGAAGGCGCGAATGGCGGGGGCAGCAGGCTTGAACAAGATGGGGGCGGCCGAGGCGGAGGCGATCGATCTTTCGATCATCCTCTGCACCTATCGGCGCGAGGAACTTCTCGGCAAAGCGCTGGCAAGCATCCGCGCACAGGCTATACCGCCCGGCACCCGGCTTACCGTGGTCGTGGCGGACAACAGCGATGACGGATCGGCGGCGTCGGTGGTCGCCGCGGCCGACGCGGCGAGCCCGTTCGAGGTTCGCTATGTCGAGGCCCATCCCGCCAACATTTCGGTCGCGCGCAATGTAGGCATCCGCGCCACCACCTCGCCGTTCATCGCCTTCATAGATGATGACGAGGAACTGGCGCCGGGTTGGCTGGAGGCCGTGGTCACCGGGCTGCGGCAGCATCCGCATGACGTTTTCTTCGGCGGCGTCGATCCGATGTTCGAGACCCCCGATCGCGTGACTCCGGCGATCCACACGCTGTTTTCCCGCCAGATCGAGGCGCCGTCCGGCCAGGATGTCGTGGCGCTCGGCAAAAGGCGCGAGCGGGTCATCACGGTGGCGACCTGCAATTCGATCTTCCGCCGCGCCACCACGCTTGCCGATGCCGAGCCGTTCAATCCGCGCTTCGGCCATGCCGGCGGCGAGGATCTCGATCTCTTTTGCCGGCTGCAGGCGCGCGGCCGCGGGTTCGGCTGGCTGCCGGATGCGCGGGTGTCGGAATTCGTGCCGGCGTCGCGCTGCGATCCAGCCTATCTCCGCCGCCGCTTCTTCGCCGGCGGGCAGGTCTATGCCGAAGCGGTGGCCGGCAACAGCCCGTCACCCGTTCTCACCCGCTGGTGGCTGCGCGCCAAGGCGCTGGTGCAACTGGGCCTGCTGGCGGTGCGCTATCCATTTGTTCGCCGAAAGGGTCCGGCGGCGCAGGCCGATTTCCGCTATCGCTGGGCGGGCGTGCTCGGCAAGCTGTCGCTCGGCAGCCTCTATCCCGTCTACCGCGAGGCCGATCCGGCCAAACGCGCTGCCTCCTGATCCTGCTCGGCCGCGAGCGCCGCGACCCGGTCAAAGATGGCTTGCCGCTTCGTCATCGACGTGTCGATGGTCGACTGGATCAAGCAGGTGACGTGCTCCGGCCGCAGCGAGCGCACAAATGATTCCTCGTCCTCGGCGCCGGCGAATTCGTCGCCCCAACGCGAGTGGCAGAGCGTGAAGGATTCGGGCATCAGCCCGGCCGCGTCGAGGCCCAGGAACTTGTCGGCATAGACGCCGTAGAGGACGTATTCGGCGAAATGCGGCGTGCGGGCGAGCACGATGCGCCAGTCGCGGCCGGCGATGGCCTCGATCCGCTCGATCATGCCGCGGATGACGGAGCGCCGCCAGACGACGAAGGGGTTGATGTATTCGGCGCCGTAATAGCGGCTGGCGGGCAGGCCGAGCAGCTCACCTGCCGTCTCCTGCCAAACGCGATGCGTCTCCAGATCGACCATTTCGGGGTTGCGATAGATCCGCACCTTGCCGTCCCAGGCGAGGTGCTCGAGCTTCAGCGGTCGGATGAAGACATTGTCGCTATCGATATGGGCGACGATCTCGGCCGTGGCGTTGGCGGTTGCCGCGATCTTCATGATCTGCTGCGCGATCCAACCGCGCACCAGCGGGCTGTAGGGCGTCGCATACATGTTGCGGCGGGGGAGGTGCAGCCGCCGCCGCCATTTTGGGCCTGGCAGCGGCAGCTTCATGAACCACCGCGGCAGTAGGTCTTCCTGCGCGGCGACGATGCGACGGTCCGAGGCGA includes the following:
- a CDS encoding glycosyltransferase family 2 protein, yielding MGSVSIVIPTLNRPKALQRAVTSALAQSDLADLEVEILVIDNSSDGNARGLVEAMAAGCNRPVRYISMPVPGVANARNAGVTAAQGRWVAFLDDDEEASGIWLSRHVEIARRSGAQAVFGPVSAKAEGDREIGPLAPYFSRHFDRMDGEDVTDLAPYLGTNNSMFDRASCLQGEGGPFDTSLNETGGEDTLLLKRLVDEGKRFAWSAEANVTEWVPERRLNWAYVRKRKFLSGQIRVLTHHKAQPVEWSRIAFWMCAGMAQIVLHGIAAIATAPFDRIRSEKARVKVRGGLGKVFWMRHFRPALYGSGLVS
- a CDS encoding O-antigen ligase family protein — its product is MSDAPTPASLRNLADARGLARAAGDSLHGVLLAGFMLYTFIGTRPFADASVAERVEGSPLDRFAVLGLFLLALVTIVVHYRAAATLFIRNLPLVAFTGFCMASMVWSDYPGLTLRRALLLVFLTTIAAGIAASLQDVRRFHTWWFLGLTGVMLVNLVGTALWPGVAITDIGVRGLYTQKNVAGLVAMITVICGATWILGATRARSVGLGLLMLLPALLFLIITKSKTSIGLTGVAVMMIAVLACAEWLGARFVLLMIALGLLAVTALLGLFAVFDFNLDALLTATLGDASFTGRDELWAFALRSAQERFWLGHGYGAFWDVGLAADPLQRLEPGTWLGDVEIGTINQAHNGYLELWLHVGLPATIAAALIVAAGALSGTAQAIAGPLGRPARAAIGFLAMLLWLYLLHNLTEATLFMRGTVLSNVAVLCLFVLSRGRDFAAGAGRA
- a CDS encoding glycosyltransferase family 2 protein, with the protein product MAGAAGLNKMGAAEAEAIDLSIILCTYRREELLGKALASIRAQAIPPGTRLTVVVADNSDDGSAASVVAAADAASPFEVRYVEAHPANISVARNVGIRATTSPFIAFIDDDEELAPGWLEAVVTGLRQHPHDVFFGGVDPMFETPDRVTPAIHTLFSRQIEAPSGQDVVALGKRRERVITVATCNSIFRRATTLADAEPFNPRFGHAGGEDLDLFCRLQARGRGFGWLPDARVSEFVPASRCDPAYLRRRFFAGGQVYAEAVAGNSPSPVLTRWWLRAKALVQLGLLAVRYPFVRRKGPAAQADFRYRWAGVLGKLSLGSLYPVYREADPAKRAAS
- a CDS encoding DUF6492 family protein, whose translation is MTAPAPEANLITCSFRGDLDVCRMLCESIDRFVPATIPHSLYVPRADLPLFADLASDRRIVAAQEDLLPRWFMKLPLPGPKWRRRLHLPRRNMYATPYSPLVRGWIAQQIMKIAATANATAEIVAHIDSDNVFIRPLKLEHLAWDGKVRIYRNPEMVDLETHRVWQETAGELLGLPASRYYGAEYINPFVVWRRSVIRGMIERIEAIAGRDWRIVLARTPHFAEYVLYGVYADKFLGLDAAGLMPESFTLCHSRWGDEFAGAEDEESFVRSLRPEHVTCLIQSTIDTSMTKRQAIFDRVAALAAEQDQEAARLAGSASR